The Intestinibaculum porci DNA window ATCCGCCTAGGGCAATCATGCGATCAATGGCGCGGCGAGCCCCTTTAATGAGATCATCATCTAAAGTAATCTGCAGACCGCCATCACCTTTGACCGTATGATAAACATCCATTAACGTTGTCGCCTTCATGTTGTGACAGACACATTCCTTTGATAACATATAGAACTTCTTATCCGGGCAGGCAAACTGTAAATGCTGGACAATACTATTCTCAGTACCGATAATAAATTCTTTCGCATCAGACTCTTTCGCATAGTTCATAATACCTGTTGTCGAACCTGCATAATCCGCTAACTTTGTTACTTCTTCTAAACATTCTGGATGCACTAAGACTTTGGCATCAGGATGCGCCTGTTTCATCCGTTTGACATCGTTGGCGCGCACGCGCATATGGGTTGGACAGCCGCCGCGATACAGTTCGATGTTTTTATCTGGTAACTGTTTCTTCAGATAACCGCCTAAGTTCATATCAGGGACAAAAAGAATATTCTTTTCTTCCATGTTTTCTAAAATCCGTTTGGCACTAGAAGAGGTCACAACGCAGTCAACTTCCGTCTTTAAAGCGGTTGTGGTATTAATATAAGCCACAACTGCATAACCCGGGTACTGCTTTTTTAACTGCCGTAAACGTGGGACATCTAACTGCTGAGCCATTGGGCAAAGTGCTTCTTCATTGGCAATATAAACATCTTTATCAGGTGATAAAACTTTGACTGTCTCAGCCATAAAACGGACGCCGCACATAATAATGGTTTTCTGTGGCGCTTTGGCTGCTTTTAAAGATAAGCCATAGGAATCACCAGTATAATCAGCCACTTCTAAAATATCCTGAGACTGATAGGCATGGGCAAGAATGCAGATGTCTTTTTCTTTTTTTAGTCGAATAATTTCATCTTGTAATTCACGTGTATTCATTTCTTAACGTTCTCCTTAATAAGTTCTTGTTCATTATAGAGAGTGATTGTCTAGGTGTCAAGACACATGTCATAACTTCATACTTGTCATTGTCATGACACCGTGCTAGAATGTTGTCAATCTCATAAAGGAAGGTTATAAAAAATGAAAACTGATATATTGATTGTTGGCAGCGGCTGCGCTGGTCTCTATTGTGCACTCAATCTGCCGCGCGATCGTCAGATCACGATAATTACGAAGAAAGATGTGGAATCTAGTGATTCTTACTTAGCCCAAGGCGGTATCTGCATGTTAAAAAATGAAGCGGATTATGATTCTTATTTTGAAGATACGATGAAAGCTGGTCACTATGAAAATGACAAGACGTCCGTTGATATCATGATTCGTTCTTCACAGGATGTTATTAAAGATTTAATTGGTTATGGTGTGCGTTTCCATCGCGATGAAAACGGCAATCTGGATTTTACAAGAGAAGGGGCGCATTCGGATAAACGCATCCTTTTCCACGAAGATATTACGGGTAAAGAAATTACCTCACATTTGTATGAACAAGTGAAAAAACTGGATAACGTTACGTTATATGAATATACAACGTTGTTGGATCTGATCACTAAAGATAACACCTGTTATGGTGCGGTGATTGCGAAAAGTGATGGCAGCGTTGAAAAGGTGGAAGCCAATGTCGTATTTTTAGCGACCGGCGGAATTGGCGGCCTTTATCGTCATAGTACCAACTTCAGACATTTAACCGGCGATGCTTTAGCCATTGGTTTAAAACATGGGGTAAAAATGAAGAATATCAATTATGTTCAGATTCATCCGACGACATTTTATTCGGATAAAAAGGAAGATCGCTCTT harbors:
- the nadA gene encoding quinolinate synthase NadA, translated to MNTRELQDEIIRLKKEKDICILAHAYQSQDILEVADYTGDSYGLSLKAAKAPQKTIIMCGVRFMAETVKVLSPDKDVYIANEEALCPMAQQLDVPRLRQLKKQYPGYAVVAYINTTTALKTEVDCVVTSSSAKRILENMEEKNILFVPDMNLGGYLKKQLPDKNIELYRGGCPTHMRVRANDVKRMKQAHPDAKVLVHPECLEEVTKLADYAGSTTGIMNYAKESDAKEFIIGTENSIVQHLQFACPDKKFYMLSKECVCHNMKATTLMDVYHTVKGDGGLQITLDDDLIKGARRAIDRMIALGG
- a CDS encoding L-aspartate oxidase gives rise to the protein MKTDILIVGSGCAGLYCALNLPRDRQITIITKKDVESSDSYLAQGGICMLKNEADYDSYFEDTMKAGHYENDKTSVDIMIRSSQDVIKDLIGYGVRFHRDENGNLDFTREGAHSDKRILFHEDITGKEITSHLYEQVKKLDNVTLYEYTTLLDLITKDNTCYGAVIAKSDGSVEKVEANVVFLATGGIGGLYRHSTNFRHLTGDALAIGLKHGVKMKNINYVQIHPTTFYSDKKEDRSFLISESVRGEGAILLNKHRERFTNELLPRDLLTIEIKKQMAKDHSPFVWEDLRTIPHDELKAHFPNIIEHCKEMGYDVFQEPIPVTPAQHYFMGGIWVDHHSKTSMDQLYAIGETACNGVHGRNRLASNSLLESLVFAKRAALDSLKQETKHDEALIENFDLSPYANRETLSEDYMTIVKKEIDRVNKEGECAHV